A part of Tigriopus californicus strain San Diego chromosome 10, Tcal_SD_v2.1, whole genome shotgun sequence genomic DNA contains:
- the LOC131889082 gene encoding RNA polymerase II-associated protein 1-like translates to MNSREFRRPQPGGSEADLWRDAQAWERGHISQPSVPAENIVHVKRPHSPDRLSENRHPSTQTHRPVSPPVSAAVLKDTVSERDPHARPTFDPPQRSALAFPAVFKAQFEPSAEPAPAANPSVPTAKKRSLFARQVARKDQPITARHPNPGASEALGVSSFILQGSGLTERPGEAQVIHNENVARLGRMTSEEIQRERNDLCQQMSSQTLAFVTTLRQKKMAASAGKSSSPATPSPLALSEPETMDVSIPSTSTPPPLSKAANEMSTNFGNLGRVEKEKLAWMADIPEGSAGSNPTPTDGYSARFDFQGRLVPLSEDIPVQAGLHHHGEEEKRAGYTVEELLILARSRNPQQKVLALDTLAQIVKRFKQGTLDGILDQNLVDQVIRSDIFFIMRTSLDDPAPSIREATLLLFRHLLDNPEDELMLDFHYTSTYGHCQPSLASKAWSDPSQRAEMQETMAELKDDELLKLDVILGLLRMDLLQRFAYILNQLEPTASAKKNILATVIRIARHSLSAASQIVHHEMLMKSIMSVMFTDTDTVCRQLAAKVVRILIARNRSLLVNITKTHDIKPFLLKYLALESENGKLTGETFRLWDTCLQYGECADIFSDLFPILMKYLLSIRGATDPMSMNQQETSPWTLERPLLTALLFKVLNSCILTDAIPWNQLQEVVNVLQIVYQNLVSLLRNGSLLCSDAIQEGSVFGSCSQALASGILRYANERGPLDLIPVLNEMATKIIVPFLKSGQSSRLVGKLKQFSAFLSLDKDGRERDTENLVSLSAISWQGELVRTLNKQSPFPVLNGLTRVLFCIVKITQNGAMKLSIAQWVQAKALAEYLVQVCQCSHGSIHSNWFLDEEISFLFYCVLLRTETLPNEVGSTWQLAHVLMSKCQVKHSELLKNLAERVVFKVDQTLVEHGLLGMRMNESVGKSNSLEALQNLQDVRALYMRHLPRSHGRFPILFQQSTVIQTLSVSNNGEILLPSDWIYVPLIQLSRPELQREQIPKESGSRQVELSLQWIYICLLMRPLTSIPEVTLHFSRLATLLLSNETFFLDSVIGQWLSLDLTQVLRDTQGLLDFSQAIPGIESAKEFYQELCGQYAAVSYGDKLFSLFLILPTSGKNTHLRLTLWKDYTENLRLMQLDPQDLPQGFSVNSFCCGKDLDASSLRSYASAILLGVINPKRNPLLFQIAQNNIMLAQDSEDQAVRAAFHQVEAKLYDMDVFKK, encoded by the coding sequence ATGAACTCGCGGGAATTTCGTCGTCCCCAACCTGGCGGGAGTGAAGCCGATTTGTGGCGAGATGCTCAAGCTTGGGAACGCGGCCACATCAGTCAACCGTCAGTCCCGGCGGAAAACATCGTTCACGTCAAGCGGCCTCACTCACCCGACCGCCTGTCCGAGAATcgccatccatccacccagaCCCACCGCCCGGTCTCGCCCCCGGTCAGCGCCGCGGTGCTCAAAGACACGGTCAGTGAGCGAGACCCTCACGCCCGGCCCACTTTTGACCCACCTCAGCGCTCCGCCCTAGCTTTTCCCGCCGTATTCAAGGCCCAGTTTGAGCCCTCGGCTGAGCCTGCACCTGCAGCCAACCCTAGCGTGCCTACTGCCAAGAAACGGAGTCTTTTCGCCCGACAAGTGGCGCGAAAAGACCAGCCCATTACGGCACGTCATCCGAATCCCGGCGCATCCGAGGCTCTGGGGGTCAGCAGTTTCATCCTTCAAGGCTCAGGATTGACTGAACGACCAGGCGAGGCTCAAGTCATTCACAACGAGAACGTGGCTCGACTGGGCCGCATGACGTCCGAGGAAATCCAACGGGAACGGAACGACCTCTGCCAGCAAATGTCCAGCCAGACGTTGGCCTTCGTGACCACTTTacgtcaaaagaaaatggcagcCTCCGCAGGGAAATCTTCATCCCCAGCAACCCCTTCTCCGCTGGCTCTGTCTGAACCTGAAACTATGGATGTATCCATACCGAGCACGTCGACTCCACCTCCTCTTTCAAAGGCGGCCAACGAGATGAGCACCAACTTTGGTAACTTGGGTCgtgtggaaaaagagaaattggCTTGGATGGCGGATATTCCGGAGGGTTCAGCGGGTTCTAATCCCACGCCAACGGACGGTTACTCGGCCCGATTTGATTTTCAAGGTCGTCTCGTGCCTCTCAGTGAAGATATTCCTGTTCAAGCCGGGTTGCATCACCATggggaagaagaaaagagggCGGGCTATACCGTGGAGGAACTGCTGATACTCGCCCGCAGTAGGAACCCTCAACAAAAGGTTCTGGCCCTAGATACGTTGGCTCAGATCGTGAAAAGATTCAAACAAGGAACGCTGGATGGAATCCTAGACCAGAATCTTGTAGATCAAGTCATCCGGAGTGATATCTTCTTCATCATGCGGACCAGCCTCGACGATCCTGCCCCGTCCATCCGTGAGGCCACCTTGCTGCTCTTTCGTCATCTCCTAGATAATCCCGAGGACGAACTCATGCTGGATTTCCATTATACATCTACTTATGGTCATTGCCAGCCAAGTCTAGCATCAAAGGCTTGGTCGGATCCCAGTCAAAGAGCGGAAATGCAAGAGACCATGGCCGAGCTGAAAGATGATGAGCTTTTGAAGTTAGATGTCATCTTGGGCTTGCTCAGAATGGACCTGCTTCAGCGGTTTGCGTACATTCTTAATCAACTGGAGCCCACGGCATCGGcgaagaaaaatattctggcCACGGTTATCCGGATAGCTCGACATTCCCTATCCGCAGCCTCTCAAATTGTTCACCACGAAATGCTCATGAAATCGATCATGTCTGTAATGTTCACGGACACGGATACGGTCTGCCGACAATTAGCAGCCAAAGTTGTGCGAATTCTAATTGCCCGAAATCGCTCATTATTAGTAAATATCACCAAGACCCATGATATCAAGCCATTCTTATTGAAGTATTTGGCTCTCGAATCCGAAAATGGAAAACTCACAGGCGAAACTTTTCGGCTTTGGGACACCTGTTTACAGTACGGCGAGTGCGCTGATATCTTCTCAGATTTGTTTCCGATCCTGATGAAGTATCTCTTATCAATACGCGGAGCAACCGATCCCATGAGTATGAATCAACAAGAGACCTCCCCTTGGACTTTGGAGAGACCCCTATTAACGGCTTTATTGTTTAAAGTGCTAAATTCATGCATTTTAACCGATGCCATTCCGTGGAACCAACTCCAAGAAGTCGTGAACGTGCTCCAAATCGTGTACCAAAACCTAGTAAGCCTTCTCCGAAATGGATCTTTGTTATGTTCTGATGCCATTCAAGAGGGATCCGTTTTCGGCTCATGCTCTCAAGCTCTAGCTTCTGGAATCTTGCGATATGCCAATGAACGAGGCCCCTTGGATCTAATCCCAGTCCTCAATGAAATGGCCACCAAAATCATTGTACCGTTCTTAAAATCGGGGCAATCCTCTCGCTTAGTAGGCAAACTCAAGCAATTCAGTGCCTTCCTGTCCTTGGACAAGGACGGACGTGAGCGTGATACCGAAAATCTGGTCTCTCTTTCCGCCATTAGTTGGCAAGGTGAGCTGGTCCGAACGCTCAACAAACAGAGTCCCTTTCCAGTTCTAAATGGATTGACAAGAGTTCTGTTTTGCATCGTGAAGATTACACAAAATGGAGCCATGAAGTTATCCATCGCTCAATGGGTGCAGGCCAAGGCGTTGGCCGAGTATTTGGTTCAAGTGTGCCAATGCTCGCATGGCTCCATCCATTCGAATTGGTTCCTTGACGAAGAGATTTCGTTCCTCTTCTATTGCGTCCTTCTCCGAACTGAGACGTTACCCAACGAAGTGGGTTCCACGTGGCAATTGGCCCACGTGCTCATGAGTAAATGTCAAGTGAAGCATTCGGAATTGCTCAAGAACCTAGCTGAACGAGTCGTGTTCAAGGTGGACCAAACACTCGTGGAACATGGATTGCTTGGAATGAGGATGAATGAATCCGTTGGCAAATCCAATTCCTTGGAAGCGTTGCAAAACCTCCAAGATGTTCGGGCGTTGTATATGAGGCATTTGCCTCGAAGTCACGGACGCTttccaattctgttccaaCAATCTACCGTCATCCAAACCTTGAGCGTATCAAATAATGGAGAGATTCTGCTCCCATCAGATTGGATTTACGTGCCACTGATCCAATTAAGCAGACCGGAATTGCAACGGGAACAAATCCCCAAGGAGTCTGGATCCAGACAAGTTGAACTATCTTTGCAATGGATCTACATTTGCTTACTCATGAGACCATTAACATCGATCCCTGAGGTCACTCTCCATTTCTCAAGACTTGCTACCTTGCTTCTctccaatgagacattcttTCTTGACTCCGTCATCGGGCAATGGCTTTCTTTGGATCTGACTCAAGTCCTAAGGGACACCCAAGGCCTTCTCGACTTTAGCCAGGCTATTCCTGGTATTGAAAGCGCCAAAGAGTTCTATCAGGAGCTCTGCGGTCAATATGCGGCAGTGTCCTACGGAGACAAGCTCTTCAGTTTGTTCCTGATCTTACCCACAAGTGGAAAGAACACTCACCTCCGACTGACACTTTGGAAAGATTATACGGAAAATTTGAGGTTGATGCAGTTGGATCCTCAAGACTTGCCACAGGGATTTTCAGTGAACTCTTTTTGTTGTGGGAAAGATTTGGACGCGAGTTCTCTTCGTTCATACGCCAGTGCGATTCTCTTGGGAGTTATCAATCCCAAAAGAAACCCTCTCCTCTTTCAAATCGCTCAGAATAACATCATGCTGGCTCAAGACTCGGAAGATCAGGCAGTTCGAGCAGCCTTTCACCAAGTTGAAGCGAAACTGTATGATATGGATGTTTTTAAGAAATAA
- the LOC131889106 gene encoding outer mitochondrial transmembrane helix translocase-like: MTNDMRGELISLVVRATVASVLGYYTMKFVYDTLDPTRKQKLKAEEKAKRLLQSLGINPAIQLNEHELMIASNLVVPSQITTSWQDIAGLEDVIQELRETVILPIQKRDLFRGSQLTQAPKGVLLHGPPGCGKTMMAKATAKEAGTRFINLDAAALTDKWYGESQKLASSVFTLAQKIQPCIIFIDEVDSLLRSRSSNDHEATAMIKTQFMQLWDGLPTNSECIVIVMGATNRPKDVDRAFLRRMPATFHIGLPEFQQRKSILLEILRLESFSEDVDFNALARLAEGFSGSDLREMCRLASVYRIRSMARSDNVQALKPISHDELLQAFRKLKESKVHCGTSPADFALPNLD, from the exons ATGACCAACGACATGCGAGGCGAGTTAATCTCCCTGGTGGTGAGGGCCACCGTGGCCTCGGTTTTGGGCTACTACACCATGAAGTTCGTGTACGATACCCTGGATCCCACCCGGAAGCAGAAGCTTAAGGCCGAAGAGAAAGCCAAGCGATTACTGCAGAGCTTGGGCATCAACCCGGCCATCCAGCTCAACGAGCACGAGCTCATGATCGCTTCCAACTTGGTGGTCCCCTCGCAAATCACCACTTCCTGGCAGGACATTGCCGGATTAGAGGACGTCATTCAAGAGCTCCGCGAGACTGTGATCTTGCCCATTCAGAAGCGCGACCTCTTCCGCGGTTCCCAACTCACTCAGGCACCCAAGGGCGTGTTACTTCACGGACCACCCG GTTGCGGCAAAACCATGATGGCCAAGGCCACGGCCAAGGAGGCCGGCACGCGATTCATTAATCTAGATGCAGCGGCCTTGACGGACAAATGGTACGGGGAATCCCAAAAACTGGCCTCCTCCGTCTTCACTTTGGCTCAAAAGATTCAGCCGTGCATCATTTTCATCGACGAGGTGGATTCGTTGTTGCGGTCCCGCAGCTCCAACGATCATGAGGCCACGGCCATGATCAAGACGCAATTCATGCAGCTTTGGGATGGACTGCCCACCAATTCTGAGTGCATAGTGATCGTTATGGGCGCAACTAATCGTCCCAAGGACGTAGATCGCGCCTTCTTGAGACGCATGCCCGCCACATTCCACATCGGTCTGCCCGAGTTCCAACAACGCAAATCCATCTTGCTCGAAATCCTCCGATTGGAGAGCTTTTCGGAGGACGTTGATTTTAATGCTCTGGCCAGGCTGGCTGAAGGCTTTTCCGGCTCTGATCTTCGGGAAATGTGCCGTTTAGCCTCGGTGTATCGGATTCGCTCCATGGCGCGAAGCGATAACGTGCAAGCGCTCAAACCCATCTCGCACGACGAATTACTACAAGCCTTTCGGAAGttaaaagaaagcaaagtGCATTGTGGCACTTCTCCGGCAGATTTCGCTTTACCCAACTTGGACTAG
- the LOC131889091 gene encoding apoptosis-inducing factor 1, mitochondrial-like produces MSAWSAFGGGIPFSGGLVALRASTWRLNARLTRPLGPRHRPLSSLTSGLTYPACGAGLAAWPSGQYVARVRPSSYSHLRLGPMAAMASTAGPETPSSGGPQPNQPPSTPSHWVLMAGVALVGVGLLTAKLSGQDLVYIPSMLKKAAEGADPPESSAPNRRSSNPVESVTSVATSTPDVPQNLPVTSLHRAEIPDLPRFVPYVLVGAGAAAFAAFRAIKSEDPTAKVLMIGDENHYPYMRPPLSKELWYSDKIERDDISFTQWNGRQRSLYFEPPPFFTPLSELTEKKNGGVSIVRGHKVVKVNSVKQEVELDNGSVVGFKKCLIATGGRPKKFPVLDKNPLMRAKVSTFRTAQDFFDLKDKAQHMKKIAIIGGGFLGSELACALALKSRNKWDSKLEVIQIFPENGKMGKVLPEYLSAWTTEKVRDEGVTIKSGQKIEQAEVGGPKNDLILTLSDGEKLTVDHAVVAIGLEANTDLAKSSRLEVDNEFGGFRVNAELEARSNVYVAGDAASFYDVILGRRRVEHHDHAIVSGRQAGLNMVRGLAQPYTHQSMFWSDLGPDVGYEAVGLIDSTLPTVGVFARGTQGDTPKAAVTQSDEAMRSESQEGDESEASSGSSPVSPRASSSLPLAENEKYGKGVIFYLKDDVVVGVLMWNVFNRVSLARRIIRENKRYEDLADLAKLFDIYKDEEEIN; encoded by the exons ATGTCGGCCTGGTCGGCGTTTGGTGGGGGAATCCCGTTTTCCGGCGGGCTGGTGGCTCTTCGCGCCTCAACTTGGCGACTCAATGCTCGCTTAACCAGGCCACTCGGCCCCAGGCATCGGCCCCTGAGCAGCCTGACATCCGGCCTGACTTATCCGGCTTGTGGTGCTGGACTAGCGGCTTGGCCCTCGGGCCAATATGTGGCCCGGGTCCGCCCCTCGAGCTACTCCCATCTGAGATTGGGACCTATGGCGGCCATGGCTTCCACGGCGGGACCTGAAACGCCTTCATCCGGGGGACCGCAACCGAATCAGCCCCCCTCAACCCCGTCACATTGGGTACTGATGGCGGGAGTGGCCTTAGTTGGGGTGGGTCTTTTGACGGCCAAGTTATCCGGTCAAGATCTCGTCTATATACCGTCCATGTTAAAAAAAGCCGCGGAAGGAGCTGATCCGCCGGAAAGTTCCGCCCCCAATCGTCGGTCTTCGAATCCGGTCGAGAGTGTGACCTCAGTCGCTACGTCCACGCCTGACGTGCCCCAGAACTTACCCGTCACTTCGTTGCATCGGGCGGAAATTCCGGATTTGCCGCGATTCGTGCCTTACGTTCTGGTGGGTGCCGGTGCGGCCGCTTTTGCCGCTTTTCGAGCCATCAAATCCGAGGACCCCACGGCCAAAGTCTTGATGATTGGCGACGAGAACCACTACCCTTATATGCGGCCTCCTCTCTCAAAGGAGTTGTGGTATAGTGATAAAATCGAACGAGATGACATTTCGTTTACGCAGTGGAATGGCCGCCAACGATCGCTTTATTTTGAGCCACCCCCGTTTTTCACCCCTTTGTCGGAGCTGACggaaaagaagaatggaggcgTGTCCATTGTCCGTGGGCACAAAGTGGTCAAGGTGAATTCCGTCAAGCAAGAGGTCGAATTGGATAACGGGAGTGTGGTTGGGTTCAAGAAATGTTTGATTGCCACCG GGGGCCGACCCAAGAAGTTTCCCGTGCTGGACAAAAACCCGTTGATGCGGGCTAAAGTCAGTACATTCAGAACTGCTCAAgatttctttgacttgaagGATAAAGCCCAGCATATGAAGAAAATAGCCATTATTGGCGGAGGGTTCTTGGGTAGTGAACTCGCTTGCGCTTTGGCTCTTAAATCCAGAAACAAATGGGATTCCAAGTTAGAAGTGATTCAAATCTTTCCGGAGAATGGAAAAATGGGCAAG GTTCTTCCCGAATATTTATCTGCCTGGACGACCGAAAAAGTTCGAGATGAGGGGGTGACCATCAAAAGCgggcaaaaaattgaacaagccGAGGTGGGTGGACCCAAGAATGATCTTATTCTCACCTTGAGCGATGGAGAAAAGCTCACAGTGGATCATGCAGTCGTGGCCATCGGTTTGGAAGCCAATACAGATCTGGCCAAGAGCTCGCGCTTAGAAGTGGACAACGAGTTTGGTGGATTCCGCGTCAATGCCGAGCTTGAAGCCAG GAGCAATGTTTATGTCGCCGGCGATGCCGCTAGTTTTTATGACGTGATTTTGGGACGTCGACGTGTAGAGCATCACGATCACGCCATCGTATCCGGACGACAAGCGGGTTTGAATATGGTGAGGGGTCTGGCCCAACCGTACACTCATCAGTCCATGTTCTGGTCAGATCTTGGTCCGGATGTGGGCTATGAGGCCGTGGGCCTTATTGATTCAACTCTACCAACCGTCGGCGTGTTTGCCCGAGGCACGCAAGGCGACACGCCCAAAGCTGCTGTTACTCAAAGTGACGAAGCTATGAGATCCGAAAGTCAAGAGGGAGATGAGTCCGAAGCAAGTTCGGGTTCTTCGCCGGTTTCGCCTCGAGCATCGTCGTCCCTCCCATTGGcggaaaatgaaaagtatgGAAAAGGAGTGATTTTCTACCTTAAAGACGACGTTGTCGTGGGGGTGCTCATGTGGAACGTGTTTAATCGTGTGTCATTAGCACGGCGCATTATCCGTGAAAACAAGCGATATGAGGATCTGGCCGACCTAGCTAAATTGTTCGATATCTATAAAGACGAGGAAGAAATCAATTAG
- the LOC131889107 gene encoding putative lipoyltransferase 2, mitochondrial, translated as MAIPPLLRLWHLGRQRYEPVLKLQESLVSKLDSVGQNQTDSVDNILLTVEHEPVYTTGIRTLNYGPDEAKRLSALGADFVRTKRGGLITFHGPGQLVVYPIMNLRQFVPQSSARKALLGMKWYIHELEQVVIDTCAHYDLAAGRSPHTGVWIGEKKICAMGVRNSGFITSHGIALNCETDLMWFDHIVPCGIPDKGVTSLSVELQRPVTISEVAPIVIKCFQDRFDCQIAWASPETAPYF; from the coding sequence ATGGCAATCCCGCCTTTGTTGCGTCTTTGGCACTTGGGCCGCCAACGTTATGAACCAGTGTTGAAATTACAGGAATCTCTCGTATCTAAGCTTGATTCTGTTGGCCAAAATCAAACCGATTCCGTCGACAATATCCTGCTCACCGTTGAGCATGAGCCCGTATATACCACGGGCATTCGAACCCTCAACTACGGCCCCGATGAAGCCAAACGTTTGAGCGCTTTGGGAGCGGATTTTGTCCGCACTAAACGAGGCGGACTGATCACGTTTCACGGTCCCGGTCAACTGGTCGTGTACCCTATTATGAATCTCCGACAATTCGTACCCCAATCTTCGGCCAGGAAAGCTCTCTTGGGTATGAAATGGTACATTCACGAACTCGAACAAGTCGTGATTGACACGTGCGCTCATTACGATTTGGCAGCCGGTCGTTCGCCGCATACGGGCGTTTGGATCGGGGAGAAAAAGATTTGCGCCATGGGTGTAAGAAACAGCGGGTTCATCACTTCCCATGGAATAGCGCTGAATTGTGAAACGGATTTGATGTGGTTTGATCACATTGTACCATGCGGGATTCCGGATAAGGGTGTGACCTCGTTGAGCGTGGAACTCCAACGACCGGTCACCATCTCGGAGGTGGCACCCATCGTGATCAAATGCTTTCAAGATCGGTTTGACTGCCAAATCGCTTGGGCCTCCCCAGAAACAGCGCCCTACTTTTGA